A stretch of the Streptococcus suis genome encodes the following:
- a CDS encoding LysM peptidoglycan-binding domain-containing protein, with translation MNITFKQNIKTTILGLVAGVAILSAGVVSADTYTVKSGDTLSEIALTYNTTVEKLAEQNKITNPDFIRVGQAIELGEVIKVATSAQSAQETETATTAKTTTTSSYSSNLSAEDVAAKEWIAQKESGGSYDAQNGIYIGRYQLTNTYLNGDYSIKNQERVADAYVASRYGSWSAAKAFWLANGWY, from the coding sequence ATGAATATTACATTTAAACAGAACATTAAAACAACTATTTTAGGCTTGGTTGCGGGCGTCGCAATTTTAAGTGCTGGTGTGGTTAGCGCTGACACTTATACTGTAAAATCAGGGGACACATTGTCAGAGATTGCTTTGACATATAACACTACCGTCGAAAAATTAGCAGAGCAAAACAAAATCACTAACCCTGATTTTATTCGTGTTGGTCAAGCTATCGAGTTGGGTGAAGTGATAAAAGTGGCTACTTCAGCACAATCAGCTCAGGAGACTGAAACAGCAACGACAGCAAAAACAACAACAACTAGCTCTTATTCTTCAAACTTGAGTGCTGAAGATGTCGCAGCTAAAGAGTGGATTGCACAAAAAGAGTCAGGTGGTAGCTATGATGCTCAAAATGGTATCTATATTGGTCGTTACCAATTGACAAATACGTACCTAAATGGTGATTATTCTATTAAAAACCAAGAGCGCGTAGCTGATGCTTACGTTGCCAGTCGTTACGGTTCATGGTCAGCAGCCAAAGCATTCTGGTTGGCAAATGGATGGTACTAA
- a CDS encoding energy-coupling factor transporter transmembrane protein EcfT has translation MDKLILGRYIPGNSMIHRLDPRSKLLAMFAFLLLIFWANNLITNVLIIAFVFAMVLLSQIRLSFFINGLKPMIGIILFTTFFQVFFTPGASVLWEFWIFKVSIEGLQQALIIFIRFVLIIFFSTLLTLTTTPLSLADGIESGLAPLKRLKVPVHEIGLMLSMSLRFVPTLMDDTTRIMNAQRARGVDFNEGNLIQKVNSVIPILIPLFASSFKRADALATAMEARGYQGGEGRTKYRVLEWKLPDTCAVIVMILLGVTLYVLKSA, from the coding sequence ATGGATAAATTGATTTTAGGTCGGTATATTCCTGGAAATTCGATGATTCATCGTTTAGATCCGCGTAGTAAATTGTTGGCCATGTTTGCCTTTCTTTTGCTTATTTTCTGGGCAAATAATTTGATAACAAATGTTCTAATCATTGCATTTGTGTTTGCAATGGTCCTTTTATCACAAATACGCTTATCTTTTTTTATCAATGGTTTAAAACCAATGATAGGGATTATTCTGTTTACAACCTTTTTCCAAGTTTTCTTCACACCTGGAGCAAGTGTTTTGTGGGAATTTTGGATTTTTAAGGTTTCGATTGAAGGCTTGCAGCAGGCGCTGATTATCTTCATCCGATTTGTACTCATTATTTTCTTTTCAACCTTGTTAACATTGACAACAACACCTTTGAGTCTGGCAGATGGTATTGAATCTGGTTTAGCCCCTCTGAAACGGTTGAAAGTACCTGTTCATGAAATTGGTCTAATGCTCTCGATGAGTTTACGTTTTGTACCAACCCTTATGGATGATACCACACGCATTATGAATGCACAGAGAGCACGTGGTGTGGATTTTAATGAAGGAAATCTGATTCAAAAAGTTAATTCGGTTATTCCTATTTTGATTCCACTATTTGCTTCAAGTTTCAAGAGAGCTGATGCCCTTGCTACAGCGATGGAAGCGCGTGGTTATCAAGGAGGCGAAGGAAGAACCAAATACCGAGTTTTAGAATGGAAATTGCCAGATACCTGTGCTGTTATTGTCATGATATTACTAGGTGTAACACTCTATGTACTAAAAAGTGCTTAA
- a CDS encoding energy-coupling factor transporter ATPase → MGIHLQEVSYTYQAGTPFEGRALFGVDLEIVDGSYTALIGHTGSGKSTILQLLNGLNIPTSGSVIVDDMVINATSDKKGIKQVRKKVGLVFQFPESQVFDETVLKDVAFGPQNFGISQEEAEKIAREKLALVGISEELFERSPFELSGGQMRRVAIAGILAMEPNVLVLDEPTAGLDPAGRQELMDIFKQLHANGMTIVLVTHLMDDVANYADWVYVMEKGKLIRSGKPRDVFQEVEFLETIQLGVPKITKFAANLERRGFVFERLPVTIKEFAEVMSHG, encoded by the coding sequence ATGGGAATTCATCTCCAAGAAGTAAGCTATACCTATCAAGCTGGCACACCTTTTGAGGGGCGTGCGCTTTTCGGTGTAGATTTGGAAATTGTTGACGGTTCCTATACTGCATTGATTGGGCATACTGGTTCTGGGAAATCAACTATTTTGCAACTTTTAAATGGATTAAATATCCCCACATCTGGTAGTGTGATTGTTGATGATATGGTTATCAACGCGACTTCAGATAAAAAAGGTATTAAGCAAGTAAGAAAAAAAGTTGGCTTGGTTTTTCAGTTCCCAGAAAGTCAAGTTTTTGATGAGACAGTCTTAAAAGATGTGGCATTTGGTCCACAAAATTTTGGTATTTCCCAAGAAGAGGCTGAAAAGATTGCTCGTGAAAAACTTGCACTCGTTGGTATTTCAGAAGAGCTATTTGAAAGAAGCCCTTTCGAGTTATCTGGAGGTCAAATGCGCCGAGTTGCGATTGCAGGAATATTAGCCATGGAACCAAATGTTCTAGTATTGGATGAACCTACAGCAGGACTAGATCCAGCTGGACGTCAGGAATTAATGGACATCTTTAAACAGTTACACGCTAATGGCATGACCATCGTTCTGGTAACTCATTTAATGGATGATGTTGCAAATTATGCAGATTGGGTCTATGTGATGGAGAAAGGGAAGTTAATCCGTTCAGGAAAACCGAGGGATGTTTTTCAAGAGGTTGAATTTTTGGAAACAATTCAATTAGGTGTTCCAAAAATAACAAAATTTGCTGCGAATCTGGAGAGAAGGGGCTTTGTATTTGAACGCTTGCCAGTTACGATAAAAGAATTTGCCGAGGTGATGAGTCATGGATAA
- a CDS encoding energy-coupling factor transporter ATPase, whose amino-acid sequence MENIIEVKNLKYKYDQEDEKYTLNDVSFHVKQGEWLSIIGHNGSGKSTTVRLIDGLLEAESGDIYISGDKLTADNVWEKRRLIGMVFQNPDNQFVGATVEDDVAFGLENQGVPLEEMRVRVQEALELVGMASFKKREPARLSGGQKQRVAIAGIVALRPNIVILDEATSMLDPEGRLELIRIVKEIKDEHNMTVISITHDLDEVALSERVIVMKNGQIESTSTPAELFMRDDLIELDLEQPFTANLAESLRQAGIAIPLRYFTEEELEETLWEFISKK is encoded by the coding sequence ATGGAAAATATTATCGAAGTTAAAAATCTTAAGTATAAGTACGATCAAGAAGACGAAAAATATACTTTAAACGACGTTTCGTTTCACGTGAAACAAGGAGAGTGGTTGTCCATCATTGGCCATAATGGATCAGGGAAATCAACAACTGTCCGTTTAATAGATGGCTTATTGGAAGCTGAATCTGGGGACATTTACATATCCGGCGATAAATTGACAGCTGATAATGTCTGGGAAAAACGCCGTCTAATTGGAATGGTTTTTCAAAATCCAGATAATCAATTCGTTGGGGCTACAGTAGAGGATGATGTTGCTTTTGGTTTGGAAAACCAAGGAGTTCCTCTTGAAGAAATGCGTGTTCGTGTTCAAGAAGCTTTGGAATTGGTTGGCATGGCTAGTTTTAAGAAGAGAGAACCTGCTAGACTCTCTGGTGGACAAAAACAGCGTGTTGCAATAGCAGGTATCGTGGCTTTGCGTCCCAATATTGTTATTTTGGATGAAGCAACATCTATGTTAGATCCTGAAGGGCGTTTAGAATTAATTCGTATTGTGAAGGAAATTAAAGATGAACATAATATGACGGTTATTTCTATTACGCATGATTTAGACGAAGTTGCACTAAGTGAACGTGTGATTGTGATGAAGAATGGGCAAATTGAATCAACCAGTACCCCAGCAGAATTATTTATGAGGGACGATTTGATTGAGCTTGATTTAGAACAGCCATTTACAGCAAATTTAGCTGAATCATTGCGCCAGGCGGGAATCGCTATTCCGCTACGCTATTTTACAGAGGAAGAATTAGAGGAAACTTTATGGGAATTCATCTCCAAGAAGTAA
- the pgsA gene encoding CDP-diacylglycerol--glycerol-3-phosphate 3-phosphatidyltransferase, with the protein MKKENIPNALTIGRILVIPIFILLLTLWNNAISHTLAAIIFALASITDYLDGYLARKWKVVTNFGKFADPMADKILVMTAFIMLVELGFAPAWVVAIIICRELAVTGLRLLLVENGGTVLAAAMPGKIKTFSQMFAVIFLLLHWNLLGHITLYIALFFTLYSGYDYFKGASFLFKDTFK; encoded by the coding sequence ATGAAAAAAGAAAATATTCCCAATGCATTAACAATTGGTCGGATTCTCGTTATCCCCATCTTTATTTTATTATTAACGCTTTGGAACAATGCAATCAGCCATACATTGGCTGCAATTATCTTTGCTTTAGCTAGTATTACGGACTATTTAGATGGTTATTTAGCTAGAAAATGGAAAGTTGTTACAAATTTCGGGAAGTTTGCCGATCCAATGGCGGATAAAATACTGGTAATGACAGCTTTTATTATGCTAGTTGAATTGGGATTTGCCCCTGCTTGGGTTGTTGCAATTATCATTTGTAGGGAGCTTGCTGTAACTGGTTTGCGTTTACTTTTAGTTGAAAATGGTGGGACAGTCCTAGCCGCAGCAATGCCAGGGAAAATTAAAACCTTTTCTCAAATGTTTGCGGTCATTTTCCTACTCTTGCATTGGAACCTGCTTGGTCACATAACATTGTATATCGCACTTTTCTTCACCCTTTATTCAGGTTATGATTATTTCAAGGGTGCCTCATTTCTTTTCAAAGATACATTTAAATAA
- a CDS encoding helix-turn-helix domain-containing protein, which produces MRQKSIGEVLRSARESRSWNLIDVQRMTKIQAKYLQALEYNDFEYIPDSNYIESFLVTYADVLELDSAVLLDAYKKNSLVIYYEEGEEEELSTELKRRYKLRKKNKKDSFLPLFYLLLAAGLMIIFVTFVIHSRMKQISLFSNQSTSYSVTRQVTNSSSSIASTSTSGNVIEESSSNSSSSTSSSTTSASEMIQLTGSGESISATVSKFTYPIDITVTADNTTSWISLSDTTLSGGVTLTPDNPSATTKIEEGVSSATLVLGVVKGVTITIGGQKLDTSALTTQTGSITLYFEQ; this is translated from the coding sequence ATGAGGCAAAAAAGTATCGGTGAAGTTCTTCGATCAGCTCGAGAAAGTAGGAGCTGGAACCTAATTGATGTGCAGAGAATGACGAAAATTCAGGCTAAATATTTACAAGCATTAGAATATAATGATTTCGAATATATACCAGACAGTAACTACATAGAAAGTTTTTTGGTAACGTATGCGGATGTACTTGAATTAGATTCTGCTGTATTACTAGATGCTTATAAAAAGAATAGTCTAGTAATCTACTATGAAGAAGGAGAAGAGGAAGAACTTTCTACGGAGTTAAAAAGACGTTATAAGTTAAGAAAAAAGAATAAAAAAGATTCTTTTCTTCCTTTGTTTTACTTGTTACTAGCAGCTGGTTTGATGATTATTTTTGTGACATTTGTGATTCATAGTCGTATGAAGCAAATTTCACTATTCTCAAATCAAAGTACATCTTATAGTGTGACTAGACAAGTGACAAATTCATCAAGCTCAATAGCAAGTACATCAACATCAGGAAATGTCATAGAGGAGTCATCTTCAAATAGTTCTAGTTCTACTAGCAGTTCAACAACTAGCGCTTCTGAGATGATTCAGTTAACCGGATCTGGAGAAAGTATTAGCGCTACCGTATCAAAGTTTACCTATCCAATTGATATTACTGTAACTGCAGATAATACAACTAGTTGGATTAGTTTATCTGATACAACACTTTCAGGTGGGGTAACACTGACCCCTGATAACCCATCAGCAACAACAAAAATAGAGGAAGGAGTATCTTCAGCTACTCTCGTTTTAGGTGTTGTAAAAGGGGTTACTATTACAATTGGTGGTCAAAAGTTGGATACATCGGCTTTAACTACTCAGACAGGAAGTATTACCCTGTACTTTGAACAATAA
- a CDS encoding insulinase family protein → MKLIEKCYPYMKESLYYAKLNNGLTVTLLPKTDFNEAYGVLTTEFGALHTQFKADGKEIVHYPAGIAHFLEHKLFESEEDGDVMNQFAKLGASANAYTGFRQTSYLFSTTQKVLSCLKLLQSFVTKPHFTKENVEREQGIIEQEIEMYQDDADYRLYMGILASLYPGTPLAYDIAGTVESISQITADALYENYLAFYRPSNMHMFIVGNFIIEEVWEEIIQTQENSVQDSRSFEKLALTHLPILEHQTEHFEVATSKLAIGLRGNDVISSQEIPRYQVCLQLLFAMLFGWTSKRYQALYEDGIIDSSFQFQIEVSPDYHFVVITTDTESPIRLSSLIMKAIHQFENDKDINHQQLALLKNEMYGDFIRSLNSLEFTASHFVTQLTDEQTIFDFPEIIQSVTLEDVFEVGRQFIYNCDMTDFTIFPR, encoded by the coding sequence ATGAAACTAATTGAAAAATGCTATCCGTATATGAAGGAGAGTCTTTATTATGCTAAACTTAACAATGGGTTGACAGTAACTTTACTTCCAAAAACTGATTTTAATGAGGCCTATGGAGTATTAACGACAGAATTTGGGGCCCTACATACTCAATTTAAAGCAGATGGTAAAGAAATTGTTCACTATCCCGCAGGGATTGCCCATTTTTTGGAGCATAAACTATTTGAATCAGAAGAAGATGGCGATGTGATGAATCAATTTGCCAAATTAGGTGCTAGTGCAAATGCCTATACTGGATTTCGTCAAACAAGCTATCTTTTTTCAACTACCCAAAAAGTGTTATCTTGTTTGAAATTACTGCAATCATTTGTTACTAAGCCTCATTTTACAAAAGAAAATGTAGAGCGTGAGCAAGGAATCATTGAACAAGAAATTGAAATGTACCAAGACGATGCAGATTATCGTCTTTATATGGGAATTTTAGCTTCACTATATCCGGGAACTCCATTAGCTTATGATATTGCTGGTACTGTTGAATCAATTTCACAAATTACAGCTGATGCTTTGTATGAAAATTATTTAGCCTTCTATCGTCCAAGTAATATGCATATGTTTATTGTTGGAAATTTTATTATAGAAGAGGTGTGGGAAGAAATTATTCAAACTCAAGAGAACTCTGTGCAAGATAGTAGGTCGTTTGAAAAACTTGCCTTGACACATTTACCAATTTTAGAACATCAAACAGAGCATTTTGAGGTAGCTACTTCAAAATTAGCAATAGGGTTAAGAGGGAACGATGTTATTTCAAGTCAGGAAATTCCAAGATACCAAGTATGTTTACAATTATTATTTGCAATGTTATTTGGTTGGACTTCAAAACGCTATCAAGCCTTATATGAGGATGGAATAATTGATTCTTCGTTTCAATTTCAAATTGAGGTAAGCCCAGATTATCACTTCGTAGTCATTACAACAGATACCGAATCACCAATTCGATTATCTAGTTTAATTATGAAAGCCATTCACCAATTTGAAAATGATAAAGATATCAATCATCAACAACTTGCATTATTAAAAAATGAAATGTATGGTGATTTTATTCGAAGTTTAAATTCACTTGAATTTACTGCCAGTCACTTTGTGACTCAACTCACTGATGAGCAGACTATTTTTGATTTTCCAGAGATTATTCAGTCTGTTACACTGGAGGATGTTTTTGAGGTTGGGCGACAGTTTATTTACAACTGTGATATGACAGATTTTACGATTTTTCCCCGATAG
- a CDS encoding insulinase family protein gives MELQEGVNLHFIESSKFTTNRIRVRFAAAMSEKTVAGRVLLANLLEMGNQDYPTARQLRMKLAALYGAHFSTSVSKRGRVHFVDVNISYVKSSFLLNKEDITLEIIDFLYACLFRPLTEGKAFNKKMFEVEKRNLLSFLESEVEDNFYHADVEMSRLYFNDEDIQVPRVARIDLVQKETAESVYEAYKRMLKMDRIDIFVAGEVNQLEVQNKFKNFDFTYRNPKLELEYSQDYSNIVHEKVERKVAQQSILELAYHLQVVYNDVNYPALLIFNGLFGAFSHSKLFMNVREKESLAYTIGSQVNIFSGMLKVYAGINREDRLRTMRLINREFLAIKRGQITEDDLELTKKSLTHSATLAQDRQNNLIEQAYNEVCLGERNLTWQQWIDGINAVSIDDVVKVGRVIRLQAIYFMEGVAQ, from the coding sequence ATGGAATTACAAGAAGGAGTTAATCTTCATTTTATAGAATCAAGTAAGTTTACAACCAATAGAATTCGTGTGCGTTTTGCTGCAGCAATGAGTGAAAAAACAGTGGCAGGTCGTGTGCTACTAGCCAATTTACTAGAAATGGGAAATCAAGATTATCCAACAGCGCGTCAACTTCGAATGAAACTAGCTGCTTTATACGGAGCACATTTTTCAACCTCTGTTTCTAAGAGGGGACGAGTTCATTTTGTTGATGTGAACATCTCGTATGTGAAATCATCGTTTTTACTCAATAAAGAAGATATAACCTTAGAAATAATTGATTTTCTATATGCCTGTCTATTTCGACCGTTGACAGAAGGAAAAGCTTTCAATAAAAAAATGTTCGAAGTGGAAAAAAGAAATTTATTAAGTTTTTTAGAATCTGAGGTAGAAGATAATTTTTATCATGCGGATGTTGAAATGAGTCGTCTCTATTTTAATGATGAAGATATACAGGTGCCACGAGTTGCCAGAATTGATTTAGTACAAAAGGAGACAGCTGAATCTGTTTATGAAGCATACAAAAGAATGCTAAAAATGGACAGAATTGATATTTTTGTTGCTGGAGAAGTCAATCAATTAGAGGTTCAAAATAAATTTAAAAACTTTGACTTTACATACCGAAATCCAAAATTGGAGTTAGAGTACTCACAAGATTATTCCAATATCGTTCATGAAAAAGTGGAACGAAAAGTTGCTCAGCAATCTATTTTAGAATTAGCATATCATTTACAAGTTGTTTACAACGATGTAAACTATCCTGCATTGTTGATTTTTAATGGTCTGTTCGGTGCCTTTTCTCATTCTAAATTATTTATGAATGTTCGGGAAAAAGAAAGTCTGGCCTATACGATTGGGAGTCAAGTGAATATTTTTTCAGGTATGTTGAAAGTATATGCTGGAATTAATCGAGAAGATCGATTGAGGACAATGAGGCTCATAAATCGTGAATTTCTTGCAATAAAACGTGGTCAAATTACAGAGGATGACTTGGAATTAACAAAAAAATCACTAACACACTCTGCAACGCTGGCTCAAGATAGACAAAATAATCTAATTGAACAGGCCTATAATGAAGTCTGCTTAGGAGAACGAAATCTAACTTGGCAACAGTGGATTGATGGTATTAATGCAGTATCGATAGACGATGTTGTAAAAGTTGGAAGAGTTATTCGTTTACAGGCTATTTACTTTATGGAAGGAGTTGCTCAATGA
- the recF gene encoding DNA replication/repair protein RecF: MWLERLALKHFRNYNHLDIEFHKGLNVFLGENAQGKTNVLESIYFLALTRSHRTRTDKDLLQFQEKELSISGTLHRTNGKIPLDIHLTDKGRVTKVNHLKQAKLSNYIGHINVVLFAPEDLQLIKGAPALRRKFIDVELGQIKPIYLSDLSSYNHVLKQRNAYLKSTETVDNTFLSVLDHQLAEYGSRVIQHRIDFLKKLELYGNSKVQEISNQKETLTIQYLSSVNLTNSVNLIDTFLTELENNRKRDLFKKNTGVGPHRDDIAFFLNDMNAHFGSQGQHRSLVLSLKLAEIELMKEMTREYPILLLDDVMSELDNSRQLKLLETITDTIQTFITTTSLDHLHKLPDNLKIFHIQKGNITEE, encoded by the coding sequence ATGTGGTTGGAACGATTAGCATTAAAACATTTTCGGAATTACAACCATCTAGATATTGAGTTTCACAAAGGACTCAATGTCTTTTTAGGTGAAAATGCCCAAGGTAAAACCAATGTGCTAGAATCTATCTATTTTTTAGCCCTGACACGGAGTCATCGAACCCGAACAGATAAAGACCTTCTACAATTTCAGGAAAAAGAATTATCTATTTCCGGAACACTTCATCGTACAAATGGTAAGATTCCGCTTGACATTCACTTGACAGATAAAGGGCGAGTAACAAAAGTCAATCATCTCAAGCAAGCAAAGCTTTCAAACTACATTGGACACATAAACGTTGTTCTCTTTGCACCGGAAGACTTGCAATTAATCAAAGGTGCCCCTGCCTTAAGGAGAAAGTTCATTGATGTCGAATTGGGACAAATCAAACCAATATATCTCTCAGACTTGTCAAGCTATAACCATGTTTTAAAACAAAGAAATGCCTATCTTAAATCTACAGAAACGGTAGACAATACCTTTTTATCTGTATTGGATCATCAACTAGCAGAGTATGGTAGTCGTGTTATCCAACACCGGATTGACTTTCTAAAAAAATTAGAATTGTATGGCAACAGCAAAGTTCAAGAAATCTCAAATCAAAAAGAAACCTTAACCATTCAATATCTATCTTCAGTAAACTTGACTAACTCTGTCAATTTAATTGACACTTTCTTGACAGAGTTAGAAAATAATCGTAAACGTGATTTATTCAAAAAAAATACAGGTGTAGGACCACACCGTGATGATATTGCCTTCTTTCTAAATGACATGAACGCCCATTTTGGTAGCCAAGGACAACACCGTAGTCTTGTGCTTTCTCTCAAGCTCGCTGAAATAGAATTAATGAAAGAAATGACAAGAGAGTATCCGATTCTATTGTTAGATGATGTCATGAGCGAACTTGATAACAGTCGACAATTGAAATTGCTTGAAACAATTACCGATACGATTCAAACATTTATAACTACGACATCTTTGGACCATTTACATAAGCTGCCTGATAATCTTAAAATTTTCCATATTCAAAAGGGAAACATTACCGAAGAGTGA
- a CDS encoding IMP dehydrogenase yields MSNWDTKFLKKGFTFDDVLLIPAESHVLPHDIDLKTQLAPNLTLNLPIISAAMDTVTDSKMAIAMARAGGLGIIHKNMSIAEQADEVRKVKRSENGVIIDPFFLTPEHTIAEAEKLMATYRISGVPIVETLENRKLVGIITNRDMRFISDYSQPISTNMTSDALVTAPVGTDLETAEAILHKHRIEKLPLVDENGRLSGLITIKDIEKVIEFPNAAKDEFGRLLVAGAVGVTSDTFERAEALFEAGADAIVIDTAHGHSAGVLRKIKEIRQHFPTRTLIAGNIATAEGARALYEAGVDVVKVGIGPGSICTTRVIAGVGVPQVTAIYDAAGVAREYGKTIIADGGIKYSGDIVKALAAGGHAVMLGSMFAGTDEAPGETEIFQGRKFKTYRGMGSIAAMKQGSKDRYFQASVNEANKLVPEGIEGRVAYKGSVADMIFQMVGGLRSGMGYVGAGNLTELHENAQFIEMSGAGLKESHPHDVLITNEAPNYSVQ; encoded by the coding sequence ATGTCAAACTGGGACACTAAATTTTTGAAAAAAGGCTTTACTTTTGATGACGTATTACTTATTCCGGCTGAAAGCCATGTTTTACCACACGATATTGATTTAAAAACACAATTAGCACCAAATTTGACCCTTAATCTTCCGATTATTTCTGCTGCCATGGACACTGTAACAGATAGCAAAATGGCTATCGCTATGGCACGTGCAGGTGGTTTGGGTATCATCCATAAGAATATGTCTATCGCGGAGCAGGCTGATGAGGTGCGTAAGGTAAAACGTTCTGAAAATGGTGTCATTATCGATCCATTCTTCCTAACACCAGAGCACACCATTGCTGAGGCTGAGAAATTAATGGCAACTTATCGTATTTCAGGTGTGCCAATCGTCGAAACATTGGAAAATCGTAAATTGGTTGGTATTATTACCAACCGTGATATGCGTTTCATTTCCGATTATTCACAGCCAATTTCTACAAACATGACAAGCGATGCTTTGGTAACAGCGCCAGTTGGAACTGACCTTGAGACTGCTGAGGCTATTCTACACAAGCATCGTATTGAAAAATTGCCATTGGTTGATGAAAATGGTCGTTTGTCAGGCTTGATTACTATCAAAGACATTGAGAAAGTCATTGAGTTCCCAAATGCAGCGAAGGATGAATTTGGTCGTCTCTTGGTTGCGGGTGCTGTTGGTGTCACATCTGATACTTTTGAACGTGCTGAGGCTCTCTTTGAAGCGGGTGCTGATGCGATTGTTATCGATACTGCTCATGGTCACTCAGCTGGTGTTCTTCGTAAGATTAAAGAAATCCGTCAACACTTCCCAACTCGTACCTTAATTGCCGGCAATATTGCCACAGCTGAGGGAGCTCGTGCTCTTTATGAAGCTGGTGTTGATGTTGTGAAGGTCGGTATTGGACCAGGTTCAATCTGTACAACACGTGTCATCGCAGGTGTTGGGGTACCACAAGTGACTGCTATCTATGATGCAGCTGGTGTTGCGCGTGAATATGGAAAAACCATTATTGCTGATGGTGGTATCAAGTATTCAGGTGATATTGTGAAGGCACTTGCAGCAGGTGGTCATGCCGTTATGCTGGGTTCTATGTTTGCAGGAACGGATGAAGCACCAGGTGAAACAGAAATCTTCCAAGGTCGTAAATTTAAGACTTACCGTGGTATGGGCTCTATCGCTGCCATGAAACAAGGTTCGAAGGACCGTTACTTCCAAGCATCTGTAAATGAAGCTAACAAACTTGTTCCAGAAGGAATTGAGGGACGTGTAGCTTATAAAGGATCTGTTGCAGATATGATATTCCAAATGGTTGGTGGACTTCGCTCAGGTATGGGCTATGTAGGTGCTGGCAACTTGACCGAATTGCATGAAAATGCTCAGTTTATCGAAATGTCAGGCGCTGGTTTGAAAGAAAGCCATCCACACGATGTTCTAATTACAAACGAAGCTCCAAACTATTCAGTACAGTAA